One Camarhynchus parvulus chromosome 26, STF_HiC, whole genome shotgun sequence genomic window carries:
- the MAPK14 gene encoding mitogen-activated protein kinase 14 isoform X2: MSQERPKFYRQELNKTVWEVPERYQNLSPVGSGAYGSVCSAFDTKTGLRVAVKKLSRPFQSIIHAKRTYRELRLLKHMKHENVIGLLDVFTPAKSLEEFNDVYLVTHLMGADLNNIVKCQKLTDDHVQFLIYQILRGLKYIHSADIIHRDLKPSNLAVNEDCELKILDFGLARHTDDEMTGYVATRWYRAPEIMLNWMHYNQTVDIWSVGCIMAELLTGRTLFPGTDHINQLQQIMRLTGTPPAYLINRMPSHEARNYIQSLSYMPKMNFENVFIGANPLAVDLLEKMLVLDTDKRITAAEALAHAYFAQYHDPDDEPVADPYDQSFESRELEIEEWKSLTYEEVISFVPPPLDQEEMES, translated from the exons ATGTCTCAGGAGCGGCCCAAGTTCTACCGGCAGGAGCTGAACAAGACGGTGTGGGAGGTGCCCGAGCGCTACCAGAACCTCTCCCCGGTCGGCTCCGGGGCCTACGGCTCCGTCTG TTCTGCCTTTGACACCAAGACAGGTTTGCGGGTGGCGGTGAAGAAGCTGTCGCGGCCCTTCCAGTCCATCATCCACGCCAAGAGAACCTACCGGGAGCTGCGGCTGCTCAAGCACATGAAACACGAAAAT gTGATTGGCTTGTTGGATGTGTTCACCCCTGCCAAATCACTAGAAGAATTCAATGATGT GTACTTGGTGACACATCTCATGGGAGCAGACCTGAACAACATTGTGAAATGCCAGAAGCTCACTGATGACCACGTGCAGTTCCTCATTTACCAGATCCTTCGGGGCCTGAAG TACATCCATTCAGCTGACATAATACACAGG gatttaaaACCCAGTAACCTAGCTGTTAATGAAGACTGTGAGCTAAAg aTCCTGGATTTCGGGCTGGCCCGGCACACGGATGATGAGATGACCGGGTACGTGGCCACCCGGTGGTACAGGGCCCCTGAGATCATGCTGAACTGGATGCACTACAACCAGACAG ttGATATTTGGTCAGTGGGATGCATTATGGCTGAGCTGTTGACTGGAAGAACattgttccctggcacagaCC ATATTAACCAGCTTCAGCAGATCATGCGTCTGACGGGAACGCCCCCTGCATATCTCATTAACAGGATGCCCAGCCACGAG GCAAGAAACTACATCCAGTCTTTGTCTTACATGCCGAAAATGAACTTTGAAAACGTGTTTATTGGTGCCAATCCCCTGG CCGTGGACTTGCTGGAGAAGATGCTGGTCCTGGACACGGACAAGCGCATCACGGCCGCCGAGGCGCTGGCCCACGCCTACTTCGCCCAGTACCACGACCCCGATGATGAACCCGTGGCAGACCCCTATGACCAGTCCTTTGAAAGCAGAGAGCTTGAGATTGAAGAATGGAAAA GCCTGACTTATGAAGAAGTAATCAGCTTTGTGCCACCCCCGCTTGACCAAGAGGAGATGGAGTCCTGA
- the MAPK14 gene encoding mitogen-activated protein kinase 14 isoform X1 gives MSQERPKFYRQELNKTVWEVPERYQNLSPVGSGAYGSVCSAFDTKTGLRVAVKKLSRPFQSIIHAKRTYRELRLLKHMKHENVIGLLDVFTPAKSLEEFNDVYLVTHLMGADLNNIVKCQKLTDDHVQFLIYQILRGLKYIHSADIIHRDLKPSNLAVNEDCELKILDFGLARHTDDEMTGYVATRWYRAPEIMLNWMHYNQTVDIWSVGCIMAELLTGRTLFPGTDHIDQLKLILRLVGTPGPELLKKISSESARNYIQSLSYMPKMNFENVFIGANPLAVDLLEKMLVLDTDKRITAAEALAHAYFAQYHDPDDEPVADPYDQSFESRELEIEEWKSLTYEEVISFVPPPLDQEEMES, from the exons ATGTCTCAGGAGCGGCCCAAGTTCTACCGGCAGGAGCTGAACAAGACGGTGTGGGAGGTGCCCGAGCGCTACCAGAACCTCTCCCCGGTCGGCTCCGGGGCCTACGGCTCCGTCTG TTCTGCCTTTGACACCAAGACAGGTTTGCGGGTGGCGGTGAAGAAGCTGTCGCGGCCCTTCCAGTCCATCATCCACGCCAAGAGAACCTACCGGGAGCTGCGGCTGCTCAAGCACATGAAACACGAAAAT gTGATTGGCTTGTTGGATGTGTTCACCCCTGCCAAATCACTAGAAGAATTCAATGATGT GTACTTGGTGACACATCTCATGGGAGCAGACCTGAACAACATTGTGAAATGCCAGAAGCTCACTGATGACCACGTGCAGTTCCTCATTTACCAGATCCTTCGGGGCCTGAAG TACATCCATTCAGCTGACATAATACACAGG gatttaaaACCCAGTAACCTAGCTGTTAATGAAGACTGTGAGCTAAAg aTCCTGGATTTCGGGCTGGCCCGGCACACGGATGATGAGATGACCGGGTACGTGGCCACCCGGTGGTACAGGGCCCCTGAGATCATGCTGAACTGGATGCACTACAACCAGACAG ttGATATTTGGTCAGTGGGATGCATTATGGCTGAGCTGTTGACTGGAAGAACattgttccctggcacagaCC ATATTGATCAGTTGAAGCTCATTTTGAGACTCGTTGGAACCCCAGGGCCTGAGCTTTTGAAGAAAATCTCCTCAGAGTCT GCAAGAAACTACATCCAGTCTTTGTCTTACATGCCGAAAATGAACTTTGAAAACGTGTTTATTGGTGCCAATCCCCTGG CCGTGGACTTGCTGGAGAAGATGCTGGTCCTGGACACGGACAAGCGCATCACGGCCGCCGAGGCGCTGGCCCACGCCTACTTCGCCCAGTACCACGACCCCGATGATGAACCCGTGGCAGACCCCTATGACCAGTCCTTTGAAAGCAGAGAGCTTGAGATTGAAGAATGGAAAA GCCTGACTTATGAAGAAGTAATCAGCTTTGTGCCACCCCCGCTTGACCAAGAGGAGATGGAGTCCTGA